A genomic region of Prionailurus bengalensis isolate Pbe53 chromosome D1, Fcat_Pben_1.1_paternal_pri, whole genome shotgun sequence contains the following coding sequences:
- the CRYAB gene encoding alpha-crystallin B chain yields the protein MDIAIHHPWIRRPFFPFHSPSRLFDQFFGEHLLESDLFPTSTSLSPFYLRPPSFLRAPSWIDTGLSEMRLEKDRFSVNLDVKHFSPEELKVKVLGDVIEVHGKHEERQDEHGFISREFHRKYRIPADVDPLAITSSLSSDGVLTVNGPRKQASGPERTIPITREEKPAVTAAPKK from the exons ATGGACATCGCCATCCACCACCCCTGGATCCGCCggcccttctttcctttccactccccCAGCCGCCTCTTTGACCAGTTCTTCGGGGAGCACCTGTTGGAGTCTGATCTCTTCCCAACTTCTACTTCCCTGAGCCCCTTCTACCTCCGGCCACCCTCATTCCTGCGGGCTCCCAGCTGGATTGACACTGGGCTCTCAGAG ATGCGTCTGGAGAAGGATAGATTCTCTGTCAACCTGGATGTGAAGCACTTCTCTCCAGAGGAACTGAAGGTCAAGGTGTTGGGAGACGTGATTGAGGTGCACGGCAAACATGAAGAGCGCCAG GATGAACATGGTTTTATCTCCCGGGAGTTCCACAGGAAATACCGGATCCCAGCTGATGTGGACCCTCTCGCCATTACTTCATCCCTGTCATCTGATGGGGTCCTCACTGTGAATGGACCAAGGAAGCAGGCCTCTGGCCCTGAGCGTACCATTCCCATCACCCGTGAAGAGAAGCCTGCTGTTACCGCAGCCCCCAAGAAGTAG
- the CD1H11orf1 gene encoding UPF0686 protein C11orf1 homolog isoform X3, protein MGNARFGDISSFKKMEELNKIFYHCPMKSSNNTSQSTSKWSSAKRQALAYFFANPHYGSIINADGHAEVWTDWNSMSKFFQYGWRCTTNEDTYSNRTLMGNWNQERYDLRNIVQPKPLPSQDLSESLTRSQDINLSWILLDTNAQKSQLI, encoded by the exons ATGGGAAATGCCAGGTTTGGTGATATCTCTTCCTTCAAAAAAATGGAAGAGTTGAATAAGATTTTCTATCACTGTCCTATGAAATCTTCAAACAACACAAGCCAGTCAACATCAAAATGGTCTTCAGCGAAG AGACAAGCCCTTGCCTATTTCTTTGCAAACCCACACTATGGCAGCATCATTAATGCAGACGGCCATGCTGAAGTGTGGACAGATTGGAATAGTATGTCCAAGTTTTTCCAGTATGGATGGAGATGTACCACTAATGAGGATACCTATTCAAACCGTACCCTGATGGGCAACTGGAACCAGGAAAGATATGACCTAAGGAATATCGTGCAACCCAAACCTTTGCCTTCCCAG gaTTTAAGCGAGAGCCTCACTCGTTCCCAGGACATCAACCTGAGCTGGATCCTCCTGGATACAAATGCACAGAAAAGTCAACTTATATGA
- the CD1H11orf1 gene encoding UPF0686 protein C11orf1 homolog isoform X2, with the protein MAAAHSLCCSGFLQRQALAYFFANPHYGSIINADGHAEVWTDWNSMSKFFQYGWRCTTNEDTYSNRTLMGNWNQERYDLRNIVQPKPLPSQFGHYFETTYDTSCNNKMPLSTHRFKREPHSFPGHQPELDPPGYKCTEKSTYMTSYSDPQIGHDSACVWNPNNCRLKEPGF; encoded by the exons AGACAAGCCCTTGCCTATTTCTTTGCAAACCCACACTATGGCAGCATCATTAATGCAGACGGCCATGCTGAAGTGTGGACAGATTGGAATAGTATGTCCAAGTTTTTCCAGTATGGATGGAGATGTACCACTAATGAGGATACCTATTCAAACCGTACCCTGATGGGCAACTGGAACCAGGAAAGATATGACCTAAGGAATATCGTGCAACCCAAACCTTTGCCTTCCCAG tttggaCACTACTTTGAAACAACATATGATACAAGCTGTAACAACAAAATGCCACTTTCAACACATA gaTTTAAGCGAGAGCCTCACTCGTTCCCAGGACATCAACCTGAGCTGGATCCTCCTGGATACAAATGCACAGAAAAGTCAACTTATATGACTAGCTACTCAGACCCTCAAATTGGGCATGACTCTGCATGTGTGTGGAATCCTAATAACTGCCGACTTAAGGAGCCAGGATTCTAA
- the HSPB2 gene encoding heat shock protein beta-2 gives MSGRSVPHAHPATTEYEFANPSRLGEQRFGEGLLPEEILTPTLYHGYYVRPRATAAGEGSRAGASELRLSEGKFQAFLDVSHFTPDEVTVRTVDNLLEVSARHPQRLDRHGFVSREFCRTYVLPADVDPWRVRAALSHDGILNLEAPRGGRHLDTEVNEVYISLLPAPPDPEEEEEAGRVEP, from the exons ATGTCAGGCCGCTCGGTGCCACATGCCCACCCGGCCACCACCGAGTACGAATTCGCCAACCCCAGCCGTCTGGGCGAGCAGCGCTTCGGAGAAG gcCTCCTGCCAGAAGAGATCCTGACCCCCACCCTCTACCACGGCTACTATGTGCGGCCCCGGGCCACCGCAGCTggggagggcagcagggcaggggcctCGGAGCTCAGGCTCAGTGAGGGTAAATTTCAGGCATTTCTGGATGTGAGCCACTTCACCCCAGATGAGGTGACTGTAAGGACTGTGGACAACCTGCTGGAGGTGTCTGCCAGGCACCCCCAGCGCCTGGACCGCCACGGCTTCGTGTCCCGAGAGTTCTGCCGCACCTATGTCCTGCCTGCTGACGTGGACCCCTGGCGGGTCCGCGCAGCTCTCTCCCACGATGGCATCCTTAACCTGGAGGCGCCTCGGGGTGGCCGCCATTTGGACACGGAGGTCAACGAGGTCTACATCTCCCTGCTCCCTGCGCCTCCAGatccagaggaagaggaggaggcaggcagagtgGAGCCCTGA
- the CD1H11orf1 gene encoding UPF0686 protein C11orf1 homolog isoform X1, whose amino-acid sequence MGNARFGDISSFKKMEELNKIFYHCPMKSSNNTSQSTSKWSSAKRQALAYFFANPHYGSIINADGHAEVWTDWNSMSKFFQYGWRCTTNEDTYSNRTLMGNWNQERYDLRNIVQPKPLPSQFGHYFETTYDTSCNNKMPLSTHRFKREPHSFPGHQPELDPPGYKCTEKSTYMTSYSDPQIGHDSACVWNPNNCRLKEPGF is encoded by the exons ATGGGAAATGCCAGGTTTGGTGATATCTCTTCCTTCAAAAAAATGGAAGAGTTGAATAAGATTTTCTATCACTGTCCTATGAAATCTTCAAACAACACAAGCCAGTCAACATCAAAATGGTCTTCAGCGAAG AGACAAGCCCTTGCCTATTTCTTTGCAAACCCACACTATGGCAGCATCATTAATGCAGACGGCCATGCTGAAGTGTGGACAGATTGGAATAGTATGTCCAAGTTTTTCCAGTATGGATGGAGATGTACCACTAATGAGGATACCTATTCAAACCGTACCCTGATGGGCAACTGGAACCAGGAAAGATATGACCTAAGGAATATCGTGCAACCCAAACCTTTGCCTTCCCAG tttggaCACTACTTTGAAACAACATATGATACAAGCTGTAACAACAAAATGCCACTTTCAACACATA gaTTTAAGCGAGAGCCTCACTCGTTCCCAGGACATCAACCTGAGCTGGATCCTCCTGGATACAAATGCACAGAAAAGTCAACTTATATGACTAGCTACTCAGACCCTCAAATTGGGCATGACTCTGCATGTGTGTGGAATCCTAATAACTGCCGACTTAAGGAGCCAGGATTCTAA